Proteins found in one Thalassomonas actiniarum genomic segment:
- a CDS encoding VanZ family protein translates to MLRIIPALLFLLFISWNIFAANKGDNNIFFELVRSLPYGDKLGHLVLYGTLSQLTVIAFNHKCLMVKGYPLPLGALLVLSLALIEEMSQLFLVNRTFDFADISADIAGIIIFTMMFNKRKARH, encoded by the coding sequence ATGTTGCGTATCATACCGGCACTGCTGTTCCTGTTGTTTATAAGCTGGAATATCTTTGCCGCCAACAAGGGCGATAACAATATCTTTTTCGAGCTGGTGCGCTCACTGCCATACGGCGATAAGTTGGGCCACCTGGTGTTATACGGCACCCTGAGCCAGCTGACCGTGATCGCCTTTAACCACAAATGTCTGATGGTTAAAGGCTACCCGCTACCGCTGGGCGCCCTGCTGGTGTTATCCCTGGCCCTTATCGAGGAAATGAGCCAGTTGTTTTTAGTCAACAGAACCTTTGACTTTGCCGATATCAGCGCAGATATCGCTGGTATCATCATCTTCACCATGATGTTCAATAAGCGAAAAGCCAGGCATTAG
- the creD gene encoding cell envelope integrity protein CreD, with amino-acid sequence MQKNLSIKLAIIGFVTLLLLIPLGMIADKISERSQFLTRAKQDVSQSWTGQQTVMTAMVVFPYEVNRETTLVDKVSQKKTLHISKLAKRRFLIPDNIKINAQITNDIRHKGIYKIPVYTTRLDISGQINTDSWQAMLKEIKNEAHGGRLGRPYITTTVSDPRGINSIPTLMWQDKKIPFQPGSKLLENNKGLHAYLPEMPPISDKPAADISTGSLSEPIKFTFQLELRGMEAISFIPVGQAAKVQASSTWPHPQFIGEFLPASRNISQDGYRANWKITSFASNISDKITQCENRVCQPLFTSDFGIKHIEAVDIYLQSERSVKYSMLFIGLSFISFFIFEVIMKLPIHPIQYTLVGFAIAIFYLLLISLSEHIAFLLAYLVASLACTGLLLSYLRYVLAGFKQAFAFAALLLLLYTALYIIISAEDLALVMGALLTFVCLAIVMFTTRNIDWYQVGEQLNSKHNAALAAKEEP; translated from the coding sequence ATGCAAAAAAACTTATCGATAAAACTCGCCATCATCGGCTTTGTAACCCTGCTGTTGCTGATCCCGCTTGGCATGATTGCCGATAAAATCAGCGAAAGATCGCAATTCTTAACCCGGGCCAAACAGGATGTCAGCCAGAGCTGGACCGGACAGCAGACAGTCATGACCGCCATGGTGGTTTTTCCCTATGAGGTCAACCGGGAAACCACCCTGGTGGATAAGGTAAGCCAAAAGAAAACCCTGCACATCAGTAAGCTTGCCAAGCGCAGGTTTCTTATTCCCGACAACATCAAGATCAACGCCCAAATAACCAACGACATTCGCCATAAAGGCATCTACAAGATCCCGGTTTATACCACCCGTTTGGATATCAGCGGACAAATCAATACCGATAGCTGGCAGGCGATGCTAAAAGAGATCAAAAATGAAGCACACGGCGGCCGTTTGGGCCGGCCTTATATCACCACCACAGTCTCAGATCCCAGGGGTATCAACAGTATCCCGACACTGATGTGGCAGGATAAAAAAATTCCCTTCCAACCGGGTAGCAAGCTTTTGGAAAATAACAAAGGCCTGCATGCTTACTTACCTGAAATGCCGCCAATATCAGACAAGCCCGCCGCAGATATTTCAACCGGCAGCCTGAGCGAGCCTATCAAGTTTACTTTTCAGCTGGAACTTCGGGGTATGGAAGCCATCTCCTTTATCCCGGTTGGACAAGCGGCCAAGGTCCAGGCAAGTTCGACCTGGCCCCATCCGCAATTTATCGGCGAGTTCTTACCTGCATCCCGTAACATCAGCCAAGACGGCTACCGGGCGAACTGGAAAATCACGTCATTTGCCAGCAATATCAGCGACAAAATAACACAATGTGAAAACAGGGTTTGTCAGCCCTTATTTACCAGCGATTTTGGCATCAAACATATTGAAGCGGTAGATATTTATCTGCAATCCGAACGCTCGGTAAAGTACAGCATGTTATTTATCGGCTTAAGTTTTATCAGCTTTTTTATCTTTGAAGTCATCATGAAATTGCCGATACATCCGATCCAATACACCCTGGTGGGATTTGCCATCGCGATCTTTTACTTATTGCTGATCTCCCTGTCCGAGCATATTGCTTTTCTACTGGCCTACCTGGTAGCCTCCCTTGCCTGTACCGGTTTGCTGCTCTCGTATTTACGCTATGTCCTGGCAGGCTTTAAGCAGGCATTTGCCTTTGCCGCTTTACTGCTGCTGCTTTACACCGCGCTTTATATCATCATCAGCGCCGAAGACTTGGCCCTGGTTATGGGGGCACTGTTAACCTTTGTTTGCCTGGCGATTGTGATGTTCACCACCCGGAACATCGACTGGTACCAGGTCGGCGAACAGTTAAACAGCAAGCACAATGCCGCCTTAGCTGCCAAAGAAGAGCCATAA
- the creC gene encoding two-component system sensor histidine kinase CreC, whose product MSLNLRIFLAYFMILGVAAYLLLDVFMSELKPGMRQSTEDALVDMSNLLAEMVTREYIASPDDLRHLTADMDSFLQRSHKAKISSINKQTSDIRIYITDAKGTVKYDSARRDVGKDYSQWNDVYLTLRGQYGARSTKSDPDNEFSTVMHVAAPIKHKQQIIGVLTVAKPNVTVQPFIEMARTNIQKRGLSLVLLSLIAALTLSFWLTRSIRKLVKYADAIRCGQQIKVPALRETELAKLATAIDDMRRELEGKDYVEKYVHALTHELKSPVSAIKGASEILSPQMAAADQSRFIGNIQYEAQRIDEMINRLLALVTVEKQDALEKVERLDLIPVINQVISSKQTRAAKCSVTITSEMPSQLFISGDSFLLAQAIDNLLQNALDFSPEGGTISVKVSPGIQTSILIRDQGCGIPAYALDKIFQRFYSLPRPDSQKKSSGLGLCFVKQIAELHLGSIELDNNKEKGVCARLTLNLT is encoded by the coding sequence GTGAGTCTCAACTTACGGATATTTCTGGCTTATTTCATGATCCTCGGTGTAGCCGCCTACCTGTTGCTGGATGTTTTTATGTCGGAATTAAAACCCGGCATGCGCCAGTCGACAGAAGACGCCCTGGTGGACATGTCGAATTTACTGGCAGAAATGGTCACCCGGGAATACATCGCCTCCCCGGATGATCTGCGCCACCTTACTGCCGACATGGACAGCTTTCTGCAGCGCTCACACAAGGCAAAAATCTCTTCGATAAACAAACAAACCAGCGATATCCGCATTTATATTACCGATGCCAAAGGCACAGTAAAATATGACTCGGCCAGGCGGGATGTCGGCAAAGATTACTCCCAATGGAATGATGTTTACCTGACTTTACGGGGACAATACGGCGCAAGAAGCACTAAGTCAGATCCCGATAATGAATTCAGTACCGTGATGCATGTCGCCGCGCCGATCAAACACAAACAGCAAATCATCGGCGTATTAACGGTCGCCAAACCAAATGTTACCGTACAGCCTTTTATTGAGATGGCGCGCACCAACATCCAAAAACGCGGCCTCTCCCTGGTATTGTTGTCATTAATCGCCGCCTTAACCCTGTCGTTCTGGCTGACCCGCTCCATCCGCAAACTGGTCAAGTACGCCGACGCTATCCGATGCGGACAACAAATAAAGGTACCGGCTCTTCGGGAAACGGAATTGGCCAAACTGGCCACCGCCATCGATGATATGCGCCGCGAACTTGAAGGCAAAGACTATGTGGAAAAATATGTCCATGCCCTCACCCATGAACTAAAAAGCCCGGTCTCCGCTATCAAAGGCGCCAGCGAGATCTTAAGCCCGCAAATGGCGGCAGCAGATCAAAGCCGCTTTATCGGCAATATTCAATATGAAGCACAACGTATCGATGAAATGATCAACCGCTTGCTGGCCCTGGTAACGGTGGAAAAACAGGATGCTTTAGAAAAAGTTGAACGCCTGGATTTGATCCCGGTGATCAATCAGGTCATCAGCAGCAAACAAACCCGGGCGGCCAAATGTTCGGTAACCATCACCAGCGAGATGCCGTCACAATTATTTATCTCGGGAGACAGCTTCCTGCTGGCACAGGCCATAGATAACCTGCTGCAAAACGCCCTGGATTTCAGTCCCGAAGGCGGCACCATCTCGGTTAAGGTCTCCCCGGGGATACAAACCAGCATACTTATCCGGGATCAGGGCTGCGGTATTCCCGCGTATGCTTTAGATAAGATTTTTCAGCGCTTTTACTCCCTGCCACGCCCTGATTCACAAAAGAAAAGCTCGGGGCTCGGCCTGTGTTTTGTCAAACAAATTGCCGAATTACACCTGGGCTCTATTGAACTTGATAACAACAAGGAAAAAGGGGTTTGCGCCCGGTTAACCCTTAACCTTACATAG
- the creB gene encoding two-component system response regulator CreB: MVKKHILVIEDESSIADNITYALKSEGFAATWVSLGEEALQRLSASHVDLVILDVGLPDINGFEVCKTIRKNSEVPIIFLTARGEEIDRVVGLEIGGDDYVVKPFSPRELVARVKVILKRQRAQTNQSAASGQTFTLDEEKRQISYCNSQLELTAYEYGILKLLLSQPERVFTREQLMNAVWPTPEESFDRAVDTHIKTIRAKLRAVDPNDSSLVTHRGVGYSIQLRRVHH; the protein is encoded by the coding sequence GTGGTAAAAAAACATATCCTGGTCATCGAAGACGAATCCAGCATTGCCGACAACATCACCTATGCCCTGAAATCAGAAGGGTTTGCTGCTACCTGGGTCAGCCTGGGAGAAGAAGCCCTGCAGCGGTTAAGCGCCAGTCATGTCGATCTGGTTATTCTCGATGTCGGCCTGCCGGACATCAACGGTTTTGAAGTGTGTAAAACCATCCGCAAAAACTCAGAGGTACCGATCATCTTTTTAACCGCCCGCGGTGAAGAAATCGACCGTGTAGTCGGCCTGGAAATTGGCGGTGATGATTATGTGGTTAAACCTTTCAGCCCCCGCGAACTGGTTGCCCGGGTGAAAGTCATTTTAAAGCGCCAACGCGCCCAAACAAATCAGTCTGCCGCCTCAGGGCAAACCTTCACCTTAGATGAAGAAAAACGGCAAATCAGCTACTGCAACAGCCAGCTTGAACTTACCGCTTATGAATACGGCATCTTAAAGCTGCTGCTGAGCCAGCCGGAACGGGTATTTACCCGGGAACAGCTGATGAATGCGGTGTGGCCGACCCCGGAAGAAAGTTTTGATCGCGCCGTCGATACCCATATAAAAACCATACGCGCCAAGCTGCGAGCCGTAGACCCCAATGATTCCTCATTAGTGACCCACAGGGGTGTCGGTTACAGCATTCAGTTGCGCCGGGTACATCACTAG